One part of the Bacteroidota bacterium genome encodes these proteins:
- a CDS encoding choice-of-anchor J domain-containing protein, whose product MRNKLTFTVSAWMIALFLILGINQSQAQYRTTLWEKGAKLASLPAWFGTSNSERGLAYGNGKIYVSTTKYGTRVLVLDAATGDSVGVLDMTGVSGGSGAAIADVEVDADGAIYACNLVTTATTSAFKIYRWANDAAVPVNIISSSTPAARLGDKFTVVGSTTNNTLVIYAATSTTNKVYKWTTADNGTSYLQDSITLTGVSTTSPGSTPAVYPLTTGLSEFVYKSTGSQGRRFNADGTVIDSLGSNAVGNTGSNALRYFTMNGRKYIAIYLYTGNPQNGIRLIDVTNQYSTQHLVLDYTPGLGTTSNANGTGDVAMLLGSGEVTFYVLATNNGIAAYKYFFNGLPETNTVSSFPYTYDFTNGLITANGWSGNFIDRGTESRTNYAARFLYNYIPTTQAGLTFGNLTSPKIELPAGHRVKFWWKDDDITAVIGQDTTFFEVSTNNGSTWTTLGFMSRASSMSAYEEAIFDLSAYAGNNFRMRWRDRTNGSFSAYGFGLDDILIEPVPQVAVIGLNPSTTAFGTTYVGGNMQKTVVVSNTGGVPLTATLTLPAGITANSTSLNVANGQSFNLILTWTPTGAGAYSDSIRFVTNDATASDFYYKLTGTAVTPFVLNEVVQNFDTSTGTIPANWTGNYTVVASGGVGWSKRLSRNLYGTSTNMTGLFTTPFFSATATSVLRFKYRAVNFSGYGTGTATATPASDFKIWISVSTNYGGSFTVVDSIGSHNHVADTNYVQKSWNLNAYAGQNIQVKIDGLKLNAADFYSDFDDWFMGTPPVSAIDWGNLQWPATATITAGDSVTVYGQAWKSGVTDSTGQAFGLKAWVGVSATNTDPSTWSNWTQATFNVQSGNNDEFMASIGKTLAPGTYYYAYRYEYLGGPYRYGGYSSGGGGFWDGTTNVSGVLTVNPWTITSFPYFQGFEDVAFPPTGWVREDKNGGTTWTRATASPRTGTGHMRYTYNGSLPGNDWMISPGVQMTAGQSLQLSYWYKAASNAYPEKLKVLVGKGAQTADSLTTVLADHPAIINTVYENNAVFFTAPATGVYYFGFQAYSIADQWNLDVDDITISAPRLVDYAVVGVTQTTGQSDGFRSFNMSKKNPTLQLDMKNAGRAASNVNNSSMIKSEILTTELAGLLPVYIQSTIKRLGSTGPAFTVNASFDGTGATPVNRPGIGTIGQIENVPFQFTPTARGTFSVLSFVTSAGDSVTANDSLYNHKIRVYPDSAIVLKNDDLENNPLTSIGFGTNNLPLTAGVRFTADRNMRLANIDAIYRNENAPDSIEVKVWAAGVDTLAPGALLYSKKFAGINYINSGAATQLVTLPLDNNAPTFLSGSDFWVSISFVAAIQFPMGAHTGTIPKPGRSFLSSDGGAVWLPLVLSSTPYAWTMRSVGVPYTPPPPPVYSTLWEKSQAQGSLPSWFSTTNNERGFAFGRVNDGTGNMVSRLFVVSRNGGNSVRVVDPATGTDAGTLTMDAIIAGGLIVINDIEVTYDGKILASNVVGSTAGAEYRVYMWNSLTATPVLAMSYMTPANTPAIRLGDKFRVTGNFYNNTAVLWAADAANAKVYKFSMSNGAFSNIPEIITLSNGAFGGSASVAPLPDGSFYYNAGGKNVMKYTSTGTIIDTIPGSIIGTGSNSIQYLGSVSRATNEYIVTFAHGAGNENGFIAQVPDGNPKLGTLYGKSPALGTNANANGTGDVAFMFNDDNTITVFVLSSNNGFGAYKLLNTVPVELTSFTATATGSNVNLAWATATETNSSEFVVERKANNGNWESAGSVKAAGTTTSPRAYSFIDMNVASGKYSYRLKQVDLDGTSTTFTAVEVEVGTPATFDLSQNYPNPFNPSTRVNFSLPTASNVTLEVFDISGQKVATVISGYLTAGYHTAEIDAQKFGLSSGIYLYKLSAGQFTSTKKMILMK is encoded by the coding sequence ATGCGAAATAAACTTACTTTTACGGTTAGTGCCTGGATGATTGCTTTATTCCTGATTCTAGGAATAAATCAATCGCAAGCACAATACCGGACGACACTTTGGGAGAAGGGTGCAAAGCTCGCCTCTCTTCCGGCGTGGTTTGGCACCTCTAACTCAGAGCGTGGCCTTGCTTACGGCAATGGTAAAATTTATGTTTCAACAACTAAATACGGGACCAGAGTGCTTGTTCTGGATGCTGCTACGGGAGATTCTGTTGGCGTTCTTGACATGACAGGCGTTTCCGGTGGTTCCGGAGCAGCAATTGCTGATGTTGAAGTGGATGCAGACGGAGCAATCTATGCCTGCAACCTTGTTACCACTGCCACAACATCGGCATTCAAAATTTACAGGTGGGCAAATGATGCGGCTGTGCCTGTAAACATCATTTCGTCATCCACTCCTGCTGCAAGACTTGGTGACAAGTTTACGGTAGTTGGGTCAACAACTAACAACACACTCGTAATCTATGCTGCCACTTCAACCACCAACAAGGTTTACAAGTGGACAACTGCAGATAACGGCACTTCATATTTACAGGATTCAATTACTCTCACAGGTGTTTCAACTACTTCCCCAGGTTCAACTCCTGCTGTGTATCCTCTCACAACCGGATTATCTGAATTCGTTTACAAGTCAACCGGTTCACAGGGCAGAAGATTCAATGCTGATGGTACAGTAATAGATTCTCTTGGTTCGAATGCTGTCGGTAATACCGGATCCAACGCTCTTCGTTACTTTACGATGAACGGACGGAAGTACATTGCCATTTATCTCTACACAGGAAATCCACAAAATGGAATTCGTTTGATAGATGTAACCAACCAGTACAGCACTCAGCACCTGGTACTGGACTATACCCCCGGTTTAGGTACAACTTCTAATGCCAATGGTACAGGTGATGTTGCGATGTTGCTTGGTTCAGGAGAAGTGACTTTTTATGTACTTGCGACAAACAATGGTATCGCTGCGTATAAATACTTCTTCAATGGATTACCCGAAACAAACACCGTTTCATCATTCCCGTACACCTATGATTTTACCAATGGTCTAATCACAGCTAACGGCTGGTCAGGTAATTTTATTGACAGAGGTACTGAATCCAGGACCAATTATGCCGCCAGATTCCTCTACAATTATATTCCTACCACCCAGGCAGGTTTGACTTTCGGTAACCTTACTTCACCGAAAATAGAACTGCCAGCCGGACACAGAGTAAAATTCTGGTGGAAGGATGATGACATTACTGCTGTGATTGGTCAGGATACCACATTTTTTGAGGTCTCAACCAATAATGGCTCTACATGGACTACTTTAGGTTTTATGTCAAGAGCAAGTTCCATGTCCGCATATGAGGAAGCCATTTTTGATTTGAGTGCATATGCGGGAAATAACTTCAGGATGAGATGGAGAGACAGAACCAACGGTTCATTTTCAGCTTATGGTTTTGGTCTTGATGATATCCTCATTGAACCCGTTCCACAGGTTGCAGTTATCGGATTGAATCCATCCACTACTGCATTTGGAACAACCTATGTTGGTGGCAACATGCAAAAAACTGTTGTTGTCAGCAATACGGGTGGTGTGCCTTTAACTGCCACGCTGACACTTCCTGCCGGAATAACAGCGAATTCAACTTCATTGAATGTTGCAAATGGTCAGTCATTCAATCTTATACTTACATGGACACCAACAGGCGCAGGTGCCTATAGTGATTCAATAAGATTCGTAACAAATGACGCTACCGCAAGTGATTTTTACTACAAACTCACGGGTACCGCTGTTACTCCATTCGTACTGAATGAAGTTGTTCAAAATTTTGATACCTCCACAGGTACGATTCCTGCCAACTGGACAGGTAACTATACTGTTGTAGCAAGTGGTGGTGTGGGCTGGTCAAAGAGACTTAGCCGAAACCTTTACGGTACTTCAACAAATATGACCGGTTTGTTTACCACACCTTTCTTCTCTGCAACTGCAACTTCAGTTCTCAGATTCAAATACAGAGCGGTAAACTTTTCCGGATATGGAACCGGTACAGCAACAGCCACTCCGGCATCTGATTTCAAAATTTGGATATCAGTATCAACCAACTACGGTGGATCATTTACTGTTGTTGACTCAATTGGTTCACATAACCATGTTGCAGACACCAACTATGTCCAAAAATCGTGGAATCTGAATGCTTATGCCGGTCAGAACATTCAGGTAAAAATTGATGGTCTTAAGTTAAATGCTGCTGATTTCTATTCCGATTTCGATGACTGGTTTATGGGGACACCTCCTGTTTCAGCAATCGACTGGGGTAACCTGCAATGGCCAGCTACTGCTACCATCACCGCCGGTGACTCGGTTACAGTTTACGGTCAGGCATGGAAAAGTGGAGTCACCGACTCGACAGGTCAGGCTTTTGGTTTGAAGGCATGGGTTGGTGTTAGTGCTACAAACACAGATCCATCAACATGGTCTAACTGGACACAAGCAACTTTCAATGTTCAGTCTGGTAATAACGATGAGTTCATGGCTTCTATCGGAAAAACCCTTGCACCCGGAACTTATTACTACGCTTACAGATATGAATATCTTGGCGGACCATACCGCTACGGTGGTTACAGTTCCGGTGGCGGTGGATTCTGGGATGGCACTACCAATGTAAGTGGTGTTCTTACCGTCAATCCATGGACTATAACTTCATTCCCTTATTTCCAGGGATTTGAAGATGTCGCTTTCCCTCCAACAGGCTGGGTAAGAGAAGATAAAAACGGTGGAACCACATGGACGAGAGCAACCGCTTCCCCGAGAACCGGTACCGGTCACATGCGTTATACATATAACGGCTCTCTACCCGGTAACGACTGGATGATTTCACCCGGGGTTCAGATGACCGCCGGTCAATCGCTTCAGTTATCATACTGGTATAAAGCAGCATCAAATGCCTACCCTGAAAAACTGAAAGTTCTCGTTGGTAAAGGTGCACAGACAGCAGACAGTTTAACTACCGTTCTTGCTGATCATCCTGCTATAATTAACACTGTTTATGAAAACAATGCTGTTTTCTTTACAGCCCCGGCTACGGGAGTCTATTACTTTGGATTCCAGGCTTATTCCATAGCAGATCAATGGAATCTTGATGTTGACGATATCACTATCTCGGCTCCAAGACTTGTTGACTATGCTGTTGTTGGTGTAACCCAGACCACAGGTCAGTCTGATGGATTCAGATCATTCAATATGTCGAAGAAAAATCCTACTCTTCAGCTTGACATGAAGAATGCAGGAAGAGCTGCTTCAAATGTGAACAACAGTTCCATGATTAAATCTGAAATACTGACTACTGAACTTGCAGGACTTCTTCCTGTTTACATCCAGTCAACAATCAAGAGACTCGGAAGTACAGGACCGGCATTTACCGTAAATGCTTCGTTCGATGGAACAGGTGCAACACCTGTGAACAGACCGGGAATCGGAACCATTGGACAGATTGAAAATGTACCGTTCCAGTTCACCCCGACAGCGAGAGGAACTTTCTCTGTATTGTCATTCGTGACATCAGCAGGTGATTCTGTAACAGCAAACGATTCACTCTATAATCATAAAATTCGTGTATATCCGGATTCAGCAATTGTTCTCAAAAATGATGATCTGGAAAACAATCCATTGACTTCCATCGGATTCGGAACGAACAATCTGCCTCTTACAGCGGGTGTTCGTTTTACTGCTGACAGAAACATGAGACTTGCAAACATAGATGCGATTTACAGAAATGAAAACGCACCTGATTCGATAGAAGTAAAAGTTTGGGCTGCCGGTGTTGATACACTTGCTCCGGGTGCTTTGCTTTATTCGAAGAAATTCGCAGGTATCAACTACATCAACAGTGGTGCAGCCACACAACTGGTTACATTACCACTCGACAATAACGCACCAACCTTCCTTAGCGGCAGCGATTTCTGGGTTAGTATCTCATTCGTGGCTGCAATCCAGTTCCCGATGGGCGCTCACACAGGTACAATTCCCAAACCGGGAAGAAGCTTCCTGTCGTCTGACGGCGGTGCGGTCTGGTTGCCATTAGTATTGTCATCCACCCCTTATGCATGGACCATGCGTTCTGTTGGTGTGCCTTATACACCTCCACCACCACCGGTTTACAGCACATTGTGGGAAAAATCACAAGCTCAGGGTTCGCTTCCAAGCTGGTTTTCAACAACCAACAATGAAAGAGGATTCGCTTTCGGTCGTGTGAATGACGGAACCGGAAACATGGTCAGCAGACTCTTTGTCGTCTCCAGAAACGGTGGAAACAGCGTCAGAGTTGTTGATCCGGCAACCGGTACCGACGCAGGTACTCTTACAATGGATGCCATTATTGCTGGTGGTCTCATCGTGATAAATGACATCGAAGTTACTTATGATGGCAAAATTCTTGCATCCAATGTCGTTGGTTCTACAGCGGGTGCAGAGTACAGAGTTTATATGTGGAACAGTCTGACAGCTACTCCTGTTTTAGCAATGTCATATATGACTCCCGCAAATACTCCGGCTATCAGACTTGGTGACAAGTTCAGAGTTACCGGAAACTTCTATAACAACACAGCAGTTCTATGGGCGGCAGATGCAGCCAACGCGAAGGTATACAAATTCTCAATGAGTAATGGTGCATTCAGCAACATTCCTGAGATAATAACCCTTAGCAATGGTGCTTTTGGTGGATCAGCTTCTGTGGCTCCACTTCCTGACGGTTCATTCTATTACAATGCCGGCGGTAAGAATGTTATGAAGTACACCTCAACAGGTACAATTATCGACACTATTCCTGGCTCGATTATCGGAACGGGTTCAAACTCAATCCAGTATCTTGGAAGTGTATCGAGAGCTACAAACGAGTATATTGTTACTTTTGCTCATGGTGCCGGAAATGAAAATGGATTTATCGCTCAGGTTCCTGATGGAAATCCAAAACTTGGTACCCTTTATGGTAAATCACCGGCACTCGGTACTAATGCGAATGCCAACGGAACAGGTGATGTTGCCTTCATGTTCAATGATGATAACACGATCACTGTATTTGTTCTTTCCTCGAATAACGGCTTCGGTGCTTACAAGCTCTTGAACACCGTTCCTGTTGAATTGACATCATTTACTGCAACAGCAACCGGTTCAAATGTTAACCTGGCTTGGGCAACTGCAACAGAAACCAATTCTTCGGAATTTGTAGTGGAAAGAAAAGCAAACAACGGAAACTGGGAATCAGCAGGTTCAGTAAAAGCTGCAGGTACTACCACTTCACCAAGAGCCTACTCGTTCATCGACATGAATGTTGCCTCCGGCAAATATTCCTACAGACTGAAACAGGTTGACCTTGACGGAACTTCCACTACTTTCACAGCAGTTGAAGTTGAAGTCGGAACACCCGCAACATTTGATCTGAGTCAGAACTATCCTAACCCGTTCAATCCAAGCACCAGAGTTAACTTCTCTTTGCCAACAGCATCGAATGTAACTCTCGAAGTCTTTGATATCTCGGGTCAGAAGGTAGCTACTGTAATCTCAGGTTACCTGACTGCTGGTTATCATACAGCAGAAATCGATGCGCAGAAGTTCGGACTTTCCTCGGGTATTTATCTCTATAAATTGTCCGCAGGTCAGTTCACTTCAACGAAGAAGATGATACTGATGAAGTAG
- a CDS encoding AMP-binding protein: MKFTIRNKTAIIWKDRKISYQEFFQQSQYYASLYSEIKADKVAIYSPNRPEWTFAFFSAWLNNATAVPIDFMSQPSEVAYILNDSRPEVLFIPEEFRENYTKIEESLQYKPKVVVFEEMTGDFEKFTAQDFVQEDHNKTAVITYTSGTTGNPKGVMLSFENILKNLEGVCESVPIYTPERNTLALLPMHHILPLLGSFIAPIYSGGTLAFSPSMVSEDIIATLQNNGIAIIIGVPRLYEAIRKGIMDKIRKSPVARALFALAKKVNSRSFSKKIFGTVHRKFGGKVEYMVCGGAKLNEEVASDYKTLGFEMLEGYGMTECAPMITFTRPGRWKIGSAGELLQGVELETRDGEIFVRGRNVMKGYYNKPEATAEVLQDGWLKTGDLGHLDEEGYIHITGRSKEIIILSNGKNISPEEIEGKLKETSDYVSEVAAYAENDNIAVAIYPNFKKLAEKEIHNYEEAFRWEVIDKYNKNAHPSKKIAKFVLFKEELPKTRLGKIQRFKIASLVAETARDKAVDKKPQPDFEEYIVIRDYLTEQKKTAVYADDHFEMDLALDSLDKVNFHVFLESTFGIKVKEDIFVHHPTVEKLSHFMKENKAKISVETVKWSEIFKEKVDLKLPKSWFTQNLFKNSSKVFLKLYFRVRGEGLENLPSGPFILAPNHQSFFDGLFVSMFIKNSIFKNTYFYAKEKHVKGKFLKALANRNNVVVMDINKDLKESLQKLASLLEKGKNIIIFPEGTRTRTGALGEFKKAFAILAHEKNVPVVPVSIDGAIDALPRGSFVPRPRKKIKVKFHKPVYPEGHDYDSLVDAVFEQVSGELKQAQSV, from the coding sequence TTGAAATTTACCATAAGAAACAAGACTGCAATAATCTGGAAAGACAGGAAAATTTCGTATCAGGAATTCTTTCAGCAATCGCAGTATTATGCATCTCTTTACTCGGAAATTAAAGCAGATAAAGTTGCGATTTATTCACCAAATCGCCCTGAGTGGACTTTTGCGTTTTTCTCCGCCTGGCTGAATAATGCTACTGCTGTACCCATTGACTTCATGTCGCAGCCTTCTGAAGTTGCTTATATACTGAATGATTCAAGACCTGAGGTGTTATTTATTCCTGAAGAGTTTCGTGAAAATTATACAAAGATTGAAGAATCTCTCCAATACAAACCGAAGGTAGTGGTTTTTGAAGAAATGACCGGCGATTTCGAGAAATTTACGGCTCAGGATTTTGTTCAGGAAGATCACAATAAAACTGCTGTTATTACCTACACTTCAGGTACCACAGGAAACCCGAAAGGGGTGATGCTTTCGTTCGAAAATATTTTGAAGAATCTTGAGGGAGTCTGCGAAAGTGTACCGATATATACACCGGAACGAAATACGCTTGCACTTTTACCTATGCACCACATTCTTCCCCTTTTAGGATCGTTCATTGCACCAATCTATTCCGGTGGTACACTCGCTTTTTCGCCTTCAATGGTTTCTGAAGATATCATTGCAACTCTTCAAAACAATGGAATTGCGATCATCATCGGTGTTCCGAGGTTGTACGAAGCCATTCGCAAAGGAATAATGGATAAAATAAGAAAGAGTCCGGTTGCAAGAGCGCTCTTTGCGCTGGCAAAAAAAGTGAATTCAAGAAGTTTCTCCAAAAAGATATTTGGGACTGTGCACAGAAAATTTGGCGGAAAAGTGGAATACATGGTTTGCGGTGGGGCAAAACTGAACGAGGAAGTTGCTTCCGATTACAAGACGCTCGGATTTGAGATGCTTGAGGGTTATGGTATGACGGAATGTGCCCCAATGATCACATTCACCAGACCGGGGAGGTGGAAAATTGGTTCGGCAGGCGAATTGCTTCAGGGCGTTGAACTCGAAACCCGTGACGGCGAGATTTTTGTCAGAGGCAGAAATGTGATGAAAGGTTACTACAACAAACCTGAAGCCACTGCAGAAGTGCTTCAGGATGGATGGTTAAAGACAGGCGATTTGGGTCATCTCGATGAAGAGGGCTACATTCACATTACCGGCAGGTCGAAAGAGATAATTATTCTCTCAAACGGGAAAAACATTTCACCCGAAGAGATAGAAGGGAAGTTGAAGGAAACTTCCGATTATGTCTCAGAAGTGGCTGCTTATGCTGAAAATGACAATATAGCTGTAGCCATTTACCCGAATTTCAAGAAACTCGCTGAAAAGGAAATTCATAATTACGAGGAAGCCTTTAGATGGGAAGTGATTGATAAATACAACAAGAATGCACATCCCTCTAAAAAAATTGCAAAATTTGTTCTGTTTAAGGAAGAACTTCCAAAGACAAGACTCGGCAAAATTCAGCGGTTCAAGATCGCATCTCTGGTGGCAGAAACTGCAAGGGATAAAGCTGTTGACAAGAAACCTCAACCTGATTTTGAGGAATATATCGTTATCAGAGATTATCTGACAGAGCAGAAGAAAACCGCCGTCTATGCTGATGATCATTTCGAAATGGATCTTGCTCTTGACAGTCTTGACAAAGTAAATTTTCATGTCTTTCTCGAATCAACTTTCGGAATTAAGGTAAAAGAAGACATTTTTGTCCATCACCCGACTGTCGAAAAACTCTCGCACTTCATGAAAGAAAACAAAGCCAAAATCAGCGTGGAAACGGTCAAATGGTCGGAAATATTTAAAGAGAAAGTTGACCTTAAACTCCCCAAAAGCTGGTTTACCCAAAATCTTTTCAAAAATTCTTCCAAAGTTTTCCTTAAACTTTATTTCCGGGTGAGGGGAGAAGGCTTGGAGAATCTTCCTTCGGGACCTTTCATTCTCGCACCAAATCATCAAAGTTTCTTTGACGGACTTTTTGTCTCCATGTTCATCAAAAACTCCATTTTTAAGAATACATATTTCTATGCCAAAGAAAAACATGTTAAAGGGAAATTTCTTAAGGCTCTTGCAAACAGGAATAATGTTGTGGTGATGGACATAAACAAAGATCTGAAAGAGTCTCTGCAAAAGCTTGCATCACTTCTCGAAAAAGGGAAAAACATCATAATTTTCCCTGAAGGTACCAGAACCCGCACAGGTGCTTTGGGAGAGTTTAAAAAGGCTTTTGCCATTCTTGCTCATGAGAAAAATGTGCCTGTTGTACCTGTCTCAATTGACGGGGCAATTGATGCGCTGCCTAGAGGAAGTTTCGTCCCAAGACCCAGAAAAAAGATTAAAGTAAAATTTCACAAACCCGTCTACCCGGAAGGTCACGACTATGACTCACTCGTGGATGCTGTTTTCGAACAGGTTTCCGGAGAACTCAAACAGGCACAGTCAGTATAA
- a CDS encoding sodium-translocating pyrophosphatase: MFKKLLFAFSFLFLSVDLFASEADLKIPALNDNQTILLYYGLVVCFAGLAFGIYQYLKVKKLRAHKSMLDIAQVIFETSKTYLVQQGKFLAILFAFIAVCVAFYFGFLQGNGAGNVLFILGWTVIGILGSYSVAWFGIRMNTLANSRMAFASLERKPIKLLNIPLDSGMSIGVMLICVELVMMLIILLFVPSTLAGASFIGFAIGESLGASALRIAGGIFTKIADIGSDLMKIEFKIKEDDPRNPGVIADCTGDNAGDSVGPTADGFETYGVTGVALISFIVLAVGSVEHQKDLLTWIFVMRILMIVTSVVAFGLNRVLSSLLYGKSDDIDFEKPLTNLVWITSILSIIVTFIVSKIQIGHLPSDLWLTLSAIISCGTLGAALIPEFTKIFTSTKSKHVAEIVAASKEGGPSLNILSGFVAGNFSAFWKGILFIILMYSSFYFSQYIPDGMMAYQAIFAFGLVAFGMLGMGPVTIAVDSYGPVTDNAQSIYELSLIEEDKNASKDIERDFGFKPDFEKAKHYLEENDGAGNTFKATAKPVLIGTAVVGATTMIFSLILVIKKSLGIEPEALLNLLNPYTIFGLIAGGAVVYWFTGASTQAVTTGAYRAVEYIKKNIKLGDSAEKSASIETSKEVVKICTQYAQSGMFNIFVAVFSFALTFAFLSAPAYGAKEPVAFFVSFLISIAIFGLSQAVFMANAGGAWDNAKKYVEVNLKEKGTPLHDATVVGDTVGDPFKDTSSVALNPVIKFTTLFGLLAMEIALEVSFRDTAPLVGLLFFAIALYFVWRSFYKMRIIKK, translated from the coding sequence ATGTTCAAAAAACTACTTTTCGCTTTTTCTTTCCTGTTCTTGTCTGTCGACCTGTTCGCCAGCGAAGCAGATCTGAAAATTCCTGCTCTGAATGATAATCAAACCATTCTTTTATATTATGGTTTGGTGGTATGCTTTGCAGGGCTGGCTTTTGGTATATATCAGTACCTGAAGGTTAAAAAACTAAGAGCTCACAAATCGATGCTTGACATCGCCCAGGTGATTTTTGAGACGAGTAAAACCTATCTTGTACAGCAAGGTAAGTTCCTCGCCATTCTTTTTGCATTTATCGCTGTTTGTGTTGCATTTTATTTCGGCTTCCTCCAGGGGAATGGAGCGGGTAATGTTCTGTTCATTCTCGGTTGGACCGTAATAGGAATTCTCGGCTCTTACAGCGTTGCATGGTTCGGGATACGAATGAATACCTTGGCAAACTCGAGGATGGCTTTTGCATCACTTGAGCGTAAACCAATTAAATTGCTTAACATTCCTCTCGATTCGGGAATGAGCATAGGTGTAATGTTGATCTGTGTTGAACTTGTAATGATGCTCATCATACTGCTTTTTGTTCCCAGTACTCTCGCCGGAGCAAGTTTTATCGGATTTGCAATTGGTGAATCACTCGGAGCAAGTGCATTAAGAATTGCAGGCGGTATCTTTACAAAAATCGCAGATATCGGAAGCGATCTTATGAAGATTGAATTCAAAATAAAAGAAGATGATCCAAGAAATCCGGGTGTAATCGCTGATTGTACAGGAGACAATGCGGGAGACAGCGTTGGACCTACAGCAGATGGTTTTGAAACCTACGGTGTTACGGGAGTTGCCCTGATAAGCTTTATAGTGCTTGCGGTTGGATCGGTGGAACACCAAAAGGATTTGTTGACCTGGATATTTGTAATGAGAATACTCATGATCGTTACATCTGTAGTTGCCTTTGGTTTGAACCGGGTACTCAGCAGCCTCCTCTACGGTAAAAGCGATGATATCGACTTTGAAAAGCCCCTAACGAATCTGGTTTGGATCACTTCAATTCTGTCAATAATCGTAACATTCATCGTAAGCAAGATTCAGATTGGTCACCTTCCAAGTGATTTATGGTTAACCTTGTCAGCTATAATAAGTTGCGGGACACTTGGTGCTGCACTTATTCCCGAATTTACGAAGATATTCACAAGTACGAAGTCAAAACATGTTGCAGAGATCGTTGCTGCTTCAAAAGAAGGCGGACCGTCATTGAATATTCTTTCCGGATTTGTAGCCGGAAATTTCAGCGCGTTTTGGAAAGGAATCCTCTTCATTATTCTAATGTATTCCTCTTTTTACTTTTCACAGTATATTCCTGATGGAATGATGGCATACCAGGCAATTTTTGCATTCGGACTTGTCGCATTTGGTATGCTTGGAATGGGACCTGTTACAATCGCGGTTGACAGTTACGGACCCGTAACAGATAACGCCCAGTCGATTTATGAACTTTCCCTTATCGAAGAAGACAAAAATGCCTCCAAAGATATCGAAAGGGATTTTGGATTCAAACCCGATTTCGAAAAAGCAAAACATTATCTCGAAGAAAATGACGGTGCCGGCAACACATTCAAGGCGACCGCAAAACCTGTTCTTATTGGTACAGCGGTGGTCGGTGCCACAACGATGATCTTTTCACTGATTCTGGTAATCAAGAAGTCGCTGGGCATCGAGCCGGAAGCACTTCTAAATCTCCTCAACCCGTATACCATCTTTGGACTGATTGCCGGAGGTGCTGTGGTTTACTGGTTTACAGGGGCTTCAACACAGGCAGTTACGACCGGAGCTTACCGGGCAGTCGAGTATATAAAGAAAAACATCAAGCTCGGTGATTCTGCAGAGAAGAGTGCATCAATAGAGACTTCGAAAGAGGTTGTTAAAATATGTACACAGTATGCCCAAAGCGGTATGTTCAACATATTTGTGGCTGTTTTCAGTTTCGCTTTGACATTTGCATTTCTTTCAGCTCCTGCATACGGAGCAAAGGAGCCTGTTGCTTTCTTTGTCAGTTTCCTAATATCAATTGCAATTTTTGGACTGTCACAGGCAGTTTTCATGGCAAATGCCGGTGGAGCCTGGGACAATGCAAAAAAATATGTGGAAGTGAATTTAAAGGAAAAGGGAACTCCGCTTCACGATGCAACAGTGGTAGGAGATACCGTAGGTGATCCGTTTAAGGATACATCCTCTGTAGCACTCAATCCGGTGATTAAGTTTACAACTCTTTTTGGGCTTCTCGCAATGGAGATTGCACTCGAAGTGAGTTTCAGAGATACAGCACCTCTTGTAGGATTGTTATTTTTTGCCATTGCTCTTTATTTCGTTTGGAGATCTTTTTATAAGATGCGGATTATAAAGAAATAG
- the rplU gene encoding 50S ribosomal protein L21, with product MFAVVDIAGQQFKVLEQEKHFVPLLNAEPESEVVFNNVLLYSDDAGVKVGKPYVEGLKVTAKVLSHVQDDKVLVFKKKRRKDYDKLNGHRQQLTRIEILKIG from the coding sequence ATGTTTGCAGTTGTAGATATAGCAGGACAGCAGTTTAAAGTTTTAGAACAGGAGAAACATTTCGTTCCCCTTCTAAACGCTGAGCCTGAAAGTGAAGTAGTATTCAATAATGTATTGCTTTACTCAGACGATGCCGGCGTAAAAGTTGGCAAGCCGTATGTGGAAGGCTTAAAAGTTACCGCAAAAGTTCTGAGCCATGTTCAAGATGATAAAGTTCTCGTTTTCAAGAAAAAGAGACGCAAAGACTATGACAAGCTCAATGGACACAGACAGCAACTTACCAGAATTGAAATTTTAAAAATCGGATAA
- the rpmA gene encoding 50S ribosomal protein L27 has translation MAHKKGQGSTKNGRDSNAQRLGVKAFGGQFVEAGSIIVRQRGTKFHPGLNVGKGKDDTLFALTDGTVQFRARANDRQFISVIPPTE, from the coding sequence ATGGCACATAAAAAAGGACAAGGATCGACCAAGAACGGTAGAGACAGTAATGCCCAGAGATTGGGAGTGAAAGCTTTCGGCGGTCAGTTCGTCGAAGCAGGCTCCATAATCGTCCGCCAGAGAGGCACTAAATTCCATCCGGGACTTAATGTTGGCAAAGGCAAAGATGACACTCTGTTTGCTCTCACAGACGGAACAGTTCAGTTCAGAGCCCGGGCAAACGACCGTCAGTTTATCTCTGTAATACCTCCAACTGAATAG